A segment of the Bacillus sp. es.034 genome:
CCATTTCAATCAATCTTGTAAATTTCGGTGTTTCTGCTGTAATCTCGAGCACTTTCACTCCGCCCTCATACAGTGCTTCTGCGATCTGCAGAATCGTTTGAGGACTGGCTTCCCGGATGACGGCCACAAGGACTTCTTCTTTGATAAAATCTATTGGGTTCACTTCATCACCGCCTTTACTCAATATTGGCATGCCGTTTGGCCATGGTTTCATTCGTGTCCCCATCATCCAGTGTCCCGATGATGACCGCGTCGAGGACAAGATGGACCGACTGATCGAACTGATTTCCGAGAGGCTGGATCGTTTCCGGTTCATCTTCTCTCCGGAACTTTGTCGCAGCGGGGATGCACAGGATCCCGTCACTGATCCCTGCAAGCTTTGATTCCCGGTTTGTCGTTACGAGGAACACTCTCGCCCCAATATCTTTCGCTTTCGATGCAAATTGAACTATTGCTCCTGTTGAACCCGAACCTGTAATAGCGATGAGCAGGTCCCCTTTGTCCATACTCGGTGTAATGGTTTCACCAATGACGTAGACCGGAAAGCCTCCGTGCATCAAACGCATGGCAAATGCTTTCCCCATCAACCCGGAACGGCCTTCACCATATACGAAGATCCGCTTGGCTTTTTTCAACTGCTCTGAAAGATGGATCGCTTCTTCTTCATTCACCTTTGATAAAACTTCTGAGATTTCACCGGCTACCGTCGTGATGATTGATTTCATTTTTTGATCAGTCCCTTCATCGCCCTAGCAGCCTCTGCCGGATCGGCTGCCTTTGTGATTGCGCTGCCAATTATGACCGTATCAGGGTTATTTTCAACAATGCCTGGCAGCGTCTCTAATGTGATCCCCCCGGCAACGGCCGTCTCGAGTCCGCTGATTCCTTGTATCAAATCAAACAGGCTGCCGGTACTTTCACCCGTTTCCTGCATGTCTTTTCCGATGTGCAGGCTGACAAGGGAAACACCAAGTTCCTGTAATTCCCGGACTCTCTTATTCTCGGTAACTCCCAGAAGGTCGATCATCACTCTTTTTCCTCGTGACTCAGCCACTTCGAGAGTATCGGTGATCGTCTTGTCGGCAGAGAACGCCATGACAGTAGTGATATCCGCCCCTGCCTCAAGAGCCTGAATCGTCT
Coding sequences within it:
- the hxlB gene encoding 6-phospho-3-hexuloisomerase, with protein sequence MKSIITTVAGEISEVLSKVNEEEAIHLSEQLKKAKRIFVYGEGRSGLMGKAFAMRLMHGGFPVYVIGETITPSMDKGDLLIAITGSGSTGAIVQFASKAKDIGARVFLVTTNRESKLAGISDGILCIPAATKFRREDEPETIQPLGNQFDQSVHLVLDAVIIGTLDDGDTNETMAKRHANIE
- the hxlA gene encoding 3-hexulose-6-phosphate synthase gives rise to the protein MNIQVALDRLTRKECFQILEKTGPNVDWIEVGTGVIKEYGMAIVRDIREKYPDKIIVADMKTCDAGKHETIQALEAGADITTVMAFSADKTITDTLEVAESRGKRVMIDLLGVTENKRVRELQELGVSLVSLHIGKDMQETGESTGSLFDLIQGISGLETAVAGGITLETLPGIVENNPDTVIIGSAITKAADPAEAARAMKGLIKK